Part of the Porites lutea chromosome 14, jaPorLute2.1, whole genome shotgun sequence genome, GTTTCCGTTGTTATCAGTAATGTAGTGAGTTGCTGTGTACTGTGGAACTTTGATCTGAAATCTTGGGTGAAATTAAACTACAAccctcaaagttaaaatttttgttcagtggCCATTTGGCGATCAGCTCTTTGGGTTTAGTCGCCAGGGGAAATTTTTAGGCGCCAAATTATATTAATGActtaatatatcaaaattgtcaTTAACAAAAGCAGTTAGCAAGTTTAACTTAAAATGCAGCACTGTCATATAAATTACTCGTTTATTGTGCAAGGCATTAGTTACTGATAGTCTGAGAATAAGGGTTGCAGATTTATCTCCTTGAATCAATACTGAAACGGAAATGTAAAGATAATTACCATTTCCATTTGTCTTTAGGGCCTTCAATCCTACTATATAATCCCCAGTTGGTATATGAGAGCAGAACTTAACTCATCCTCTgttaatgttttcaaaatttcccaGTCACAACTTGATAGGCaacctattttttttctgatatttgttTCGCACTTCTTTTGCAACTTTTGTTGATGATGAACTTGTTTCCCCAActaacaaatatttttggagatttAAAAGGTTGTTTTTAATATCGCTAGACATTGCGAAAGCCTGACAAAGGCAGGAGAGTATAGGAAGATTGACAAGTTTTCTAAATGAAATCATTGCTTTACAgagataaatttgaaaatttcgCAACGAGTTGTActgggaaaaattttttttcccaatcaATTGAAAGGAACCCAAACAAAAATGCCGCCTACGAAATAATAAATTTCCTCTTTCCTTTATCATCGCTACAGgtgtttaaaaaacattttttgcaacaacCATAAGCTGTCAGTTTTGCGATGTTTAGTTTCGCTTACAATTATcgcttttgtttacaaaaccgcgatTCGACTCGCAGCACGGTTCACATGTTACGGTTATCACATAATGTTCTGTGTTGAATTTGCACCAATTTAGCTTTCCCTCTTCATGttattagattgtttcagtattgagtcaaaaatatttataatatgtaGTCCAGTTAAAAAACCACCGAACTTGGCTAGACAAGCATTCCTAAGATATCAAAGAAATCGTCACTGTCGACAAGCAAGGCGCTTCGATTGCATGCCATCTGTCAcatgtcaaaagttaaaatgtcaCGTGCAAGGCAACAGACTGAAGGCTATTAGGCGAACGAATGCAAGTCAAGTTTCATTgatgttcattttcaaaacgctTAGCTCTGAGACTgttttaagttttcaatttagcatgtttttcaacagaaaagtaaaaaaatcatGGAATTCAAATCAGCTAGAAATTATAAATGTTCTTCATATTTCAGTAGAAGTGATTACcatttctgtttctatacgcCACAACACAAACCTATTCTTCACGGTCGCCAGCTTGGCAACTATTCTCCAAATCAAGTCGCCAGTTCCAAAATTTTAGGCGCCATGGCGACTAAAATGgtcgcaacttggagggttgaaCTAGAACTGTTGTTTACAATTTGCGTAATGAAACAGACATTGGGGTTCATGCACTTCTggttacaaatttaaaaatattttcacctTTATTAGATAagcaaataattttaaatttttggaaaTACATAATGCCAGGTTTGGTTCATGGGCCCTTGTTTTAAGAGTTATTTATCTTATAAAATTGACCAGCCAGAAACAATACGTGACCAAGCTAAAATGAATTTGGCCAGTCGTCTCCAGAGACTCTCTCAGTGGAAAATATTTCGAGCCCTATACAGGTTTCAAAGAGTCCCACTGGTAGTCCGGCAAGTAAGTTTACTTGTCCAATCAGCATGAGTCCAGGCAGGTCATCCGCCACCTAAATCAAGCTTagactagtaataaccaaaggttactgAGTGCCGGCGACAAcaatcgaaggtcaaaacgcttttgcttcAACGTTTCACATGATAGATGGTCACGATTATGAGTGATAGAGGGTCCAAATGCGAGTCATCAAAtggtgttctgtgcattccattcaaatgaatactggctacatacatgcaaTGCATGTtcaataacaacctggagattaggactGCAGGCTCCTCTTTTCGCCCACAATTAAGCAGGTGTTTAACAGTTACCAGTACACCAGGCAAGccaaatgtgagagctgcttgcctaATGGACGTACTGGAATTTTTTGAGCCTTGCAACTTATCACAACTAGGAAAAATTTtggataataaaattatttagaaATTTAAACTTTAGGCTAATCTGAAAAGCCAGATCTCCTAAGAGGTTTTgctagacatgaaaaaaaagcaacaacccATTCTAGTGGAACTGACCTATGAAAATGCCCTTGATGGCCTGTACAGTCCATTTACTGAAGCATGACACATACTCTCCTATTCATTGTCCTATTAATTCTGAAATTGCTTCTGTCAATTAACTTATAATTCTACTAGAATTAACAGGTGAAAAAAGGAACCCCAAGCTTTGATTTTCACAGTTGCATGTGCAAAATTTTAACCAAATTTAATAGTACTGATTTCCGCTATACCTAAGGAACCCAGCATGATTCATGATTTCTTATGTCATAAATTTTTCCTTGATATGTCCTGTCATGTATTGGAAGATGCTGTAGTTCAAGGCTTCAGAGGTTATACATCGCTTTTACTGCTACAGCTTTTTTTCGTATGGCCTAAAGgtgaccacactcatcaggcaattttAGCGAGTGACCGTTAATTTAACATGGTGACAATATATACTGCATTGCCAAATTACCATTGACTTTGAATTGGCGTTAATACAAATGGTGCTAAGTGGTGCATGCGGTTTCATTACGCTGCATTACattattcaataattatttctaAGAGTGAATATATTTCTGTAGGGGCATGAACTTgctaatttgtttcttttgttccaagtaCATAAgtgttttttacaaaattataatgataaaaaatttttcttcttggAGGCATGCACAGATtgcatttttaatgttaatgtCGTTGTTATTCTCAATGTGTGAAATGGGCTGTTGTTTTATATAtgcaaattaattaattttctaatCAAATGGTGTTTGGGTGACCCTTTTGTCTGATTCCAACCAAATACCATAAATTACTGTTTGTCCTTCAGGTAACAATGGAACCTTTCCAGGAAGACGGACAATGTCCACTGGAAGTGAAAAGAGAAACGGCATTGAGGTAGGGACAATTTTATAAATGCTCTGTTAGCAAGATGGCTACTAATACTGTAAATTGCACCTGTCAGTAGTAACAGttctgtaactttttttttttcagggcacATTAACAAGAAAATTTAGTTCCTGTTCAACAATCTTCCTTGATGACAGTACAGTTAGTCAGCCTAATCTCAAGTCCACCATCAAATGGTATAGTGATGCTTTCACTGTTCAACATAGATTTCAATACTATTTCCaggaaattcaagaaaaactaCCTATGTTTTTGTCAGCTTCTGACATTTTACACTTAAAAATGAATCCCAGTATATTTTAGTAGTAATGTTATTTTTATGATACAGTAGTTAGCatttattttatcatattttaggCACACTGTCAAATGTCAAACTGTTCATGAGACATACCAAATTGCATTTTGGTAAACCTAAGTTGTTTGAAGTTCAGTTGTGTGGTCTGACATCAAAGTTCACTCAATCTTAGGTCACCAAACGTGTTTGATCCATTTGGAGTAGGCAGATACATTGTAGAATAAGTTTGTTAATCGAAACTCAGTCAGACAAACTTAGCGGTAACTGAGAGAGTGATTGAGTGTTTAAATGATGCCAAGCTAGTCTTATGCAGCTGATTTAGTGTGTGTTCTGTAAAGGAGCATGTTTCATGATAAATTATTGTTGTGGTTTTAAaagacagtttttttctttgtggcttttgtttttcagtgtgGCATTAGCAATATATTATCATATAAAAAACAGGTGAGCAATATTATCAAAAGACCGAAGGGGTGTGTGGATTATGGCCCTAGGTAACTAATTCTCCTTTCGTTGTGCAAGCAAATACAAGGCAGTTTGGAAGGAGAATCTAGCAGTTGGTCAGAAGTCACTGTAGGCTTTTTTGTGCACCTCATTATTTTGAAGCTGAAGATCTGCATAgtgcttaaagaaataaatttaaagtCAGATTATATGTATGACTGACAATTTTCCTGGTTTGTCCAACTCTAGTAATTACGGTAACTTGGTCAAACATTAGCCCATGTCCTTTTGGAAAAGATAAATTATAACCTGTGGAGACAAACTAAACATTCCAAGGTTCATATGTGTCTGACATCCTGTCTCCTGCTGGgatcagcacaatttttttcttcttttactcTAATTTGATTGTGTCTTAAAAATTAGTAAACAAAAATTAGTAGCAACTTTGTCAAAAGTGAACAATCAGAGTCAGTTTGATTTTACTGATactaattttgttttcctttgttatcGCAGAGACCGAGATGTAAGATCTCTTGACATATTTGATGAAAAGGCACATCCTCTCACGGTATGGAAAGTGCCATAACAACAGTAGTCATGTATCTGAAATAACTTGGATACTTGACTTGTTCAAGATACTTTGCCTTCTAGGAAATTTCTCGCGTTTTGCCAACACCATCTAATATTCAAAAGTAGAAAATGAAACTTTCCCTCATCCAAACCCTCTAAACAATGCTTTGCTCCTTTAGCCACCTGTTGGAAGCAATAAATAGCCCAACCTGGAATGAAGGTTTGGGTGAGGAGCTTGATgtgattgttttgttctccgaaCAAGTTTCCCAACAATAATCACCCATTAAAGGTAAATTGGTGGCCAATAACTGTTTCAGTACTGTCACCGAGATTTCTGCCAAATAttaggtggggaatcaaacatGTAGGAAAAAttcttattgttatttttttcctttcgtttgCTATGAAAGTATCCAGGGACATGCtcatagtagccaggggaaatctCTTGCCCCTGGCACTTAATGACAGCCATGGCTGATTAGAAAGAATAAAAAGGTTGTCAGGTCACTTTCCAAGTGAATCCAAGTACCTCTGACAAAGAGCGAATGCTTCACTCATCAGCTGTTAAATACAACTAAGTAAAATACCTCTCAGTTCATGTAGTTGATAAGTTTGTAGTCAAATAAAAAGTAGGCAGTTTCCGACAAGAACCAGGTAAATGAAAGTTCTGTTAGATGGGGCCTACattttttcgtccttatccaagaagactagaaagtttaaccatttgcagatgtcattacaaaggcagcactttatATAGTTACTTTATGTTTTCCTCTGCCCGCCTTGGTTAGCCAAGCTATTTGCAAGTAGAAGGTGTTTGTGTGTACATTATATGTGTTAAtttaacttaatttaatttGTAACTCATGAAGATCAataaacttcaacttcaacttcttcTCACTTATTTAAAGCCCATTAGTGATGGTCTGGCCGGAGTTTGAGCCCATAACCTCCTGCTCAACAGACCAGCACTcttccaactgagctaatcaGGCGGTGGTTGACAAGCActtgttttcttattcttttcaGCATGATCCTGTTCCAGATTATTATGACAGAGTCGATCCAGAACACAGACACATATATAAGTTTATAAAAACTCTCTTTCATGCTGCACAACTAACAGCAGAATGTGCAATAATTACACTGGTGAgacaattttaataaatttattttttcatgttttttttttcaagctatGGTGCTAATATACcataaactgctgcttataatCCCCCCCCAGTTATaagcacccccacccccccctacacacacacacacacacacacacttatAAGCCCATCTacttttaaataaaaagtattttatttttatgtaaaattgGAATGAAATTGATTTATTATGATGTTTTGAGGctcaaagaaaaaacagaaaatacaaaaagtattttgattgTCTCTCCCATAGCTTGTTTCCAAGAActttttattttcctgttaAAAGCCCCCTTGGATCCATGCCCCTACTGTTATATTATTATAAGCCcttctaaaaccccttacgaaaaCGTGTGAGCCCAGGGTTTACATTAAGAGGATAAGTGGCATTGTTtgaaggtttttttctttttatttttgacaCAATCTGTAGGTTTATCTTGAAAGACTTTTAACTTATGCAGAGATTGACGCATATCCTGGAAACTGGAAAAGAATTTTACTTGGTGCCATTTTACTTTCCTCAAAAGTCTGGGATGATCAAGCTGGTAGGATACTGTAGCTTCTTTTCCTTGTCGTGGTTAAAGTAATCTTTGTCTCCATGTGATTCGAGTCTAAGTGTGCAATGAAAGTTGTGACTGATAGCCCAGGGCAAGTGGATTTTGTCgacgggctagtgaattctagTACTTTaagacaaatgtaaaatttccaACAAATTTGCATGGATCGAAAGCCCTTTTTCAAGCtcatcaaacaaaaaaatctgtaAAAAGTATTCATTTGAAATTTGATTACATCACTGGCAAACCAGGAAGTGGCTGCTGCCACCCTTAACTGTTTAACCAGTTAATTTCTGAGTAACACCTCTACACTTGATGTAAACCTTCTTAAAAGGATACATGCTTATCAGTCATTGCATTTTCTTGACTCCCTGTATTGGACACCTTTCTAAGGTGGCCTTCTAATGCCGTGCCCATCCTTGTACGTCTTACTACTTTACTAATAATTTATTTGAATTTGAGAACATGGGAAGCATTTACTCAATCGTCCAAGCAAGAATCGCATGTCAGAGACACTCGACATACTtaaaaaactaacaaagcaaTTTATTATCATATGAAAAGTAAGAAAGTATATTATCCTAAAAATGGAAAAGTTTTATAAGTTAGAGTTAATTTTTTATAGCCTCTAAATTCTGTTAATCTACAGTGTTTAACTGAGTTTTCTGGATTGTTCCAGTAATGCAAAACAATGTATGAAAACAAATTATGCAAATCGTACCTATCCTTGTGCACCGTGGAAAGAGATTACTGTTTATTGTGCCGCGGTGAAAGAATATGTTAATTTTTCCCGGTGTCAAACCTGCTTATTTTCATTCAACAGTATGGAATGTAGACTATTGCCAAATTTTAAAAGACATAACAGTGGAAGACAtgtaagttatttgttgtcatttttgtagtttttgttcTAGCTTGAGTACGCTTAATGgggcaaaacaagaaaaaaaatgctttgcaaAACCGCATTGCGTAGTTTAGGTTTGCATTGCCAGTGGGGCACTTATACCTTTTTTATCCTAGTATTAGAGAAGTGACTTTGCcttacaaaattattgttttttattatataaattgcagtgttttacaaggatttctaccaccgagaaatgtggtatctgaacacacgtaaaaatacgatatttttacatgtgaaattattgatatttgatagcttgagaacattttaaccatttatcttgtcttttatattttgaacaagataccggacatttttaatatttgtatttattttttactgtactttgtagagctccgagtttacactggagtattttaaataatgaattacatttgtcgggttctcgactatatggcatggttttggtttatggaatggctgattcttgtttatataataaacagaattatacatggacgcttggagatatggaatttatcttctcgtgttcacattcgatatctcactcgttcgctgcgctcactggTTCGATATCGAtatgaacactcgaagataaattccatatctccgcgcgaccatgtattattctctatttagtGGGAAAGGGGGTACATACATGTAAAGACACCACCAGTTAGGAAGAGGGGGGGAAGGGACAAGCAGTTACTGGCGCCCTATGAGCTCCCTCCCACCCCACCCTTATAAtggccgaatttatactagagacaAATTATCCGTctagacggattatccgtctcagACGAAAAAttcgtctctagtataaattcggTGCTAAGACGAATTATGGAGCAAAATTCGTCTCAGGCTGATTCGTCTGTTTTATGTGTTGAAGACGTGCTTacagacggataattcgtcttagacggattatccgtctctaAATTTACATCTAAACGGTTTTTTTTATGAAGTTTCCACATGAGAGGGACTGGTTTCTATATTTTCGCAACCCGGCTCCTAAACACCGAAACACCCCTCGTTCCCCTCGTGTAACCCCCGTAAAATATGTAGACGAATTATGGAGCAAAATTCGTCTTCAGATCTATACTtagacgaattatccgtctgacggataatccgtctagATGGATAACTCAtctctagtataaattcggccaATATTGTACAACACAAATGATTAACTAACTTGCATTTCTTTTCACAGGAATGAACTGGAAAGAGCATTTTTAGAATTATTACAGTTTAATATCAATGTACCATCAAGTGTTTATGCAAAGTATTATTTTGACTTGCGCTCACTCGCTGACGCCAATGATTTAGTTTTTCCCCTTGAGCCTCTAAGCAAGGAAAGAGCCAGAAAACTTGAGGTAAGCTTTCTTAATCTTATAAGCTCCGCCtgactttgactttgaagatCCAATTTTCCTTGTCACCTTCAACAAAGTATCTATGAACTCATTTGAAACTCATAacggagctcccgcgcgcgaagcgcgcgtggcgGGGCCCCATTGCCAAGATGAATTGGTAACATatgaaagcaagaaaatttggttatgacgtagcctGTGAACGCCGACCGTCCGTACACCCACTTCATGTAAGCCAATGCCAAATgtcaggttattttggcgggaaagcgtATGGCCGCCCGCGTCTtatgaagcagagacaactaaagagtcaataacgACGGACAAAGAAAggggaaattgtttctgtatcctgTTGTGTAAAGTATTAAgtttagattaattgtcatgtcgacaaatttggaaaatagagaaagagaaagacagaaaaagagaaagtaaggcgtcaggccagcgaagctcaacgagaaaaagagctagagagagatacaaaaaacaaaggagacgttTTTCGTGGGAggaacaacatgaaattttgtagcggcggtgagaaaatgataaatgctagcggccacctgggtgaaaatgagcgacagtggaaaaaagtgaacaagaacacgtacgacatttcctccataaaacatgtAACCAGAAAgcttctggaagtttcacgttgtagtcgtgcaaaacaacggcaaagaaatgtacaaaggaagtgtgctgcacgtgcaaagttgcttttttgctaattagacctattttttatttttcaccgtTTTCGTTGCTTTCGCCGCTTACcattacacgattttacatTTTTGTCACTTGAGCAAACTATAGATATTatcgggagcttcgcttttagccgtggctaaatctatatattataactCATAACTCTCTATAACTCATTTTAAGCCAACACTGTTGAGACCTCGGCTTgatgtcctcattagcgagagtccgtaatagcgggagtttatttcggtcaaacatctgtaatttattttcgcctgggatttagctgctgtccatgttatcggggtgtccgttatagcggggtgtcctcAGGGCGAGAGTTGACAGTATATAACTTTAGAacagtttttattaaaaagaatgCAAACCTTTATTATGACACCCCTTCTGTAGGCCGAAAAGAACAATGTTAAttgaaataagcgccgctcTCGTACAAGCGCCGCACCTATAACATGGAAAATAAAAAGCACCGCGGCGCtgaaaggctggttttcagTAGCGGCgaagtcggagtcggagtcgtaatcagaagcgtagaacttatgatctagtgaaaacagcgttccgattccgcttacgactccgtcgcttacgttccgcttatgatctagtgaaaaccagattgtcggagtcggaagcagaaggagaagaaccaaaccaatcacaaagcgtgggaacgtgcattgtgatcggtttatccttccgcttctgcttccgactccgacaatctggttttcactagatcataagtggaacgtaagcgacggagtcgtaagcggagtcggaagaaatggaaacgtctTCAATTCCGTcccgcttatgactccgcttacgactccgattattgattttcactaggtcataagcgctcttacaactccgcttacgactccgactccggctccgtcgctagtgaaaaccagccttaatcgatcatttacggtagttcatttttttttttgcaggcgCTTTCAATTACCGATGATGACCGTTTTCGAGATTTAAATCCCTCCAACTTGTACCGCTCTAAGAGCGCCGATGCACTGACACCCAGTCGAAAAAACATGGCTATCATCTCGTGACGGATAGCAAGGTGAAATTCGCACAGATTGTAGATTGATTAAAGGAGATCAGTCGAGACTGATGACTTGTACAAAGTTTCCTTTGGGAACGTGAAAGGGCACAGAAAGGACTAGCAGACGACGCTGGCGTGACTACCAAGGTGAGTTGCGTGACAAGCCCTAAAGACAACGTTCTTGTAACAAAGATAGTGCAAGAAATTAGAAGCGGAAAAATGCTGGATGTAAAACAAGTTATGGCTGGAATGACCAGTCTCCTAAACAAGGGAACAAGGCATGTAGGAAAGCCATGGAACATAGTAAGTTTCGTTTAGAAAAACTCAAGAACAATAAGTTTACTGAAAAACGCAACACTGCTGGCGTGACAAGGTGGTAATCAATTTTTGGCAATGCCCTCTTCACGAAAGCTTCGATGACATCTTTATTGCCGCACGATAACATCAATCATAGACAACACTTCCAAAAAACAGTGCACTTTATTCGCTGTGTTAGATTTTAGTCGCTGGAGAAATCAATCTCTTTCTTCTCTAAAAGGTGATCTGAGAGTTAAAAAGGCTATTCTGTAAAAAGAACAACTTTAATAGTGAGAGTCGCGCGAGGAAAATAATAGCCGCGCCGCCTTCACTCGCGCCGTTAGACTCGATTTCCGCGCTTCTGTTAACCTGGGCTTGTGTCTAAGACGCAGGCGCcggttttttttaaagcgaaGGTAAAAATTTCGAGGACCCACGCGCACACGAGGGGAGAAAAGGAGAGGAGGCCATCCTCCATCGCGTGTTCCCCTCGCGCGTCCTATAAGAACTAGCTGGtgcctgttacgcaggctatttttCTAGAGGGTCCCCAACAGGTTTTTGGGGATTCGGGATTTGCCTCGTTTGAAGGCCGGGATTCCTggggattttaaagcaaaatgggGGCAaaattcgggattgaaagtattcACGGGATACGGGATGCCGGAAATAACTATTGGGATTACGAGATGAGGGAAAATTTGGGTCGGGATGACAGGTAACCCTTGAAGTCCCAATTATGACCGACATCAATTTcgtcctaa contains:
- the LOC140924843 gene encoding cyclin-Y-like protein 1-B; the protein is MGNIQCCVLPSPHGGHLTKNEPYDRTGLANESFELPHISDREDLSNHKGTLFLHRSQSNPGNNGTFPGRRTMSTGSEKRNGIEGTLTRKFSSCSTIFLDDSTVSQPNLKSTIKCVALAIYYHIKNRDRDVRSLDIFDEKAHPLTHDPVPDYYDRVDPEHRHIYKFIKTLFHAAQLTAECAIITLVYLERLLTYAEIDAYPGNWKRILLGAILLSSKVWDDQAVWNVDYCQILKDITVEDMNELERAFLELLQFNINVPSSVYAKYYFDLRSLADANDLVFPLEPLSKERARKLEALSITDDDRFRDLNPSNLYRSKSADALTPSRKNMAIIS